The nucleotide window GGTCGAGATGCTCCACGAAGTTGTAGATCCGGACGATGTTGGAGTGCTCGATCTCGGCGAGGAAGCGCCGCTCGGACACCGCCACCGCCAGCGCCTCCTCGTCGCCGGTGTCCAGCAGTCCCTTGAGCACCACCCACCGGTCGGAGACGGCGTGGTCGGTCGCCAGATAGATCCAGCCGAGTCCGCCGTGCGCCAGACAGCCGACGACTTCGTACTGGTCGTGCACGATCTCGCCGGGCCGGAGCTTGGGCACGAAGCTGTACGGCTGGCCGCACTTGGCGCAGAAGCCCTCCGTACGGCCCGGCTGGTCACCACGCCCCCGGCCGACCGGCGCGCCGCACTCCGTACGGCTGCAGAACCGCTTGCGCTCGGGGACCTCCGGGTGCTCCAGCACCGCCGTGGCCGGATCGGGCCGCGGCACCTCCGGCACGGCGACCAGGCCCGCGCCCAGCCGCCCGCGCACGGAACCGGAGGACGGGCCGCTGCCCTGGGGGTGCACCGACACCGCCGGCACTCCGCGGGCCGGGCCGCCGCCGGAGGACGGGGGCGTCAGCCGCCCGGACACCGAGCGGCGGGAGGGCGCCGAGCCGGACGGCGCCGTGCGGGCGGACGGCGCCGTGCCGCCCGAACCCGGGGCGGGGGAGGGGACCGTCAGCAGGGCACCGGCCGCCTCCCGGGCGGCGGCGGTGTCCGTAGGGTCAGTGGGCACCCGGCCCGTCAGACCCGTGGGCGGCGAGGACAACAGGCCGCCCGGTGAGACCACGGGCGCCAGCCCGCACAGGTCGCAGTACAGCTCACCGCCGCCGACGTCCTCGTAACTGCCCGCGCAGTCCCGCCGCTGGCAGTGCTCCTCGGCGCGCCGCGTCATGAATCCCCCCTCCCCTCCAGTTGCGGTGCGGCCAGCGCCTCCACCGTGGCCTGCTGATAGCGCCACACCGCCTGCCCGGCCGCCCGCAGATCGCACGGCGCGCTCCACAGCATCCGGCGTGCCAGGTCGTAGCGCTCGATCAGCAGCGGATCGGCCGCCATGCCGTGGCGTGCGACCTTGGCGTGGTAGGCGTCCAGCCGGCCGCGCAGCTCGGCGCGCACCGCCAGTGGCGCGGTCACCGCCGTCAACGACTCACGGGCGCGGTGGAGTTCGTCCTCCGCCTCCTCCTCCAGGCTTTCCAGCAGCGGCGACAGCCGGTGCCACTGTGCCCGTCTGCGGTAGTCGGCGGCCGCCGACAGCTGTTCGTGCAGCGCCGCCGACGGGCCGCTGACCGCGGGCACCTCCGACGCGGCGATCTTCGCCAGCACCTCGCCGCGGGCCTGCCGCGCCTCGGTCAGGGTGCGGTCCGCCCGCGACAGCACGTCGCGCAGCTGCATCAGCCGCCGCTCGGCGTCCTGCCGTACGTCCAGTACCGCCGCGACCTCCCGCCGGATGTCCTCCAGCGCACGGGCCGCACGGTCGTAGCGCTCGGTGTCCGGGCGGCCGCCGCCCGGCGCCGAACTCCCCGTCGACGACGACACCCAGAAGGCCAGCGGGTCCTCGATCACCCGGGCGCGCAGCCGCAGGAGTTCGCCGGTGATCCGCTCCAGGTCGTCGCCCGCCGGATGCTCCCCAGGGCGCACGCCCACCGAATGCGCCAGCGACCGCGTCCGCTGCAACTCGGCCGACAGCAGATCTATCCGGGCCGGCAGCGTCGACCAGACCGCGTCGGCGGCGACGATGACGTCCAGCGACCGGGCGTACAGCCCGTTCATCCGCTCGACCAGCCCGACCAGGCTGAACCGTTCACCGGGCCCCGCCGGGCCGTCCCCGGGGCCACTGCCCGCCTCGGCCGCACCCGGCACCGTCACCGCGTCGCCGTACAGGAGCTCCGTCAGCTCCGTCAGCTCCTGTGCCGAGGGCCAGCGGTGCCGCGCACGCAGCGCACGCGCCTGCTCCAACGCCGCGGTGTACGCGTCGAACAGGGACCACAGGACCGTGATGGACCGCTCCGCGGCGGCCCAGCGCTCCTTGGTGGTGCCGGTCAGGTCGGCGCCCTCCAGGAGCCGGCGTCCCGCGTGGTCCTGCAACGCGAGCAGCGAGGTCTCGATCGCCTCGTACTCGGCACCGAGCCGGTCCAGGGCGCGATCCACCGCTTCCCGGTCCGGCGCCGGGGCATCGGGCCTCCCCGGCGTGCCGGGGAAGGGTCCAGGGACCCCCATCGATCACCTCTCCAATACGCGTACGGTGCACGGCGTTTGCTGCGGCGTCCGGCCGCCGCGGTCAGCTCCTCCCCGGTCCCCCTCCATAGTGCCGCCATCGGACCGCTTCATGGGGCGATCATCCGCCGTACACCGCTCCTTGGGGCGATCAGTCGCTGTACTCCGGCGGCGGCGGCCCCGATATGCCCGGCAGATCGGCCTTCAGCCACTTGCGGTACGCCCGCATCCAGGCACTGTCGTCGCTGCCGCCGTCCCGGTAGTCGTCCAGGACCTTGTTGACCCGCCGCACCAGATCCGTGTCGCCCTGGTTCATCGCCACGCCGTACGGCTCATCGGTGAACGGCCGGCCCTTGAGCTCCACCGTCGGATCCTGGGCCGTCTGCGCCGCGGCCAGCGCGTTGTCCGTGACCACCGCATCGGCCTCGCCCAGCTGCAGCCGTACCAGGCAGTCGAGTTGATTGGGCATCGTCAGGACCGTGGCGCCGTGCCGCTGCCTGCGCAGTTCACTCTCGCCCGTCGAACCCGCGGCCGTGCACACCCGCTTGCCCCGCAGCGAATCGTCGAACGCCTTGATCTTCGACGCCTTCGGGGCCAGTACCTGCTGCCCCGCCTGGAAGTACGCGGTGGAGAACGCCACCTGCGCCTTGCGCGCACAGTTGATCGTCATCGTCCGCACGACCAAGTCGACGGTGTGCCGCTGCAGCGCCGGCACCCGCTCGGCGGTCGGCACCGCCTTGAAGACGACATCGGGGTCCGGCCCCAGGATGTCCCGGGCGATCGCCCACACCAGGTCGATGTCGAAGCCGGCCAGCTTGCCGGTGGCCGGGTCGCGGTACCCCCAGCGGTAGGTGTTCTGGTCGACCCCGACGACCAGTTGGCCCTTCTCCTTGATCCGCGACACCGCCGCCCCGTCCGTCGACGACGGCCGCAGGCTCTCCGCGGCGTTGCGCGCGGTGCACTGCGCGGCGGCGGCCGGTACCGCCCCCGGGCGGGGCACGCCGTGCGGCGCCGCGGGCGCGGGCGCACCGTGCCGGACGGGTCCCGTGTGCCCGGACGTGTGGCCCAGCGCCGGCACCAGTACGGCCGCGGCGGCCGCCATCACGCACATGCCCGAGGCGACCGGTGCCATGACGGCACGCAGATTGCTCAGCCCTCGCGCGTGCATCCGCTTCTCCCCCTCACCAGGCCCCCTCACCGGTACTCCGCCAGTCTGCGCCCGATCCCCAGTACGGCGCCCGCCGCCCCCAGTGCCGCCAGGACCCCGGCCCCCACCGGCAGTCCGGCCAGTGCGCCGCGGCCCGCGTCCGCCGACGACCGGAACTGCGCCTGCTCGTGCTCCAGCGCCTGCTGGAGCCCGGCCGCCACCCGGTCGAAGGACGCGCCGGTGGACCCGTCCGGGCCGATCACCTTGGCCAGCGCCCCCTCGTAGTCCCCCTTGTCGTCCGCCGCCCGGGCCTGGGCGTGCCGCACCTGCCACTGCCGTACCTGAGCGAGCGCGGCACGCACCGGGCGCCGCCCGGCCTCGTCGTCCGCCAGCGCCAGCGCCGCCCCCAGCCGGCTGTGCGCCGAGGCCGCGCCGTGCTCACCCGGGCCCGCCAGGTCCGCCATGCCCGAACGGAAACCGGTCTCGTAGAAGTCCTGCCGGGCCTCGGTCAGCACCGCGCCGCGCGCCACCAGCGTCAGATTCTCGTCCCCGCGCGCCTGCAGCGCGTCGATCCGCGCCTCGTTGAGCACCCGCAGCGACCGGGCGCCGTGCTCGTTGGAAGCGGTCAGCTCCGCCCGCGCCGTCAGGTGGCCCGCCACCAGCCACAGCAGCACCGCGACGGAGGCCGCCGTGGCGGCCAGCAGCCCGCGGTTGAAGACCCGGTTGGTCCGCAGGTAGTGCCGCCGCTGGGCCCATCCCAGCGCACCGATCGCCACCGCACCGGCCGCGAGTGCGTACCAGGGCCAGGCCTTGGCCTTGTCGTAGTCCGCGGTCAGCCGGTCCGACTCCGCGTCGTACAACGCCCGTGCGGCCGGGAGGAGTTCCGTGCGCATCTGGTTGTTGGCGTACCGCAGATAGGCGCCGCCCAGCGGCAGCCCCTGCCGGTTGTTCGCCCGCGCGGTCTCGACCAGGCCCGTGTAGCGCGGCAGCCGGCTGTTGAGCCTGGCCATCTGCGCACCCGCCTCGTCCGCGCCCCGGCTGTTCGCCGACGCTTTGACCAGCAGTGCGGACGCCGTCGCGATATCGGTGGCATACCGCTCACGCGTCGCGTGGCTCTCCTCGCCGCCGGCCAGGAAGCCCACCGCGGCCGTCGTATCGGCGTCCGCCAGCGAACGGTAGATGCTCGCGGCGTCCGAGGTCAGCGGCTGACTGTGGGTCACCACATCGTCGGCGGCCGCCGCCCGGTCCGAGACCTGCCAGGCCGTGACGGCCCCGAACACCACCACCAGCAGGGCAAGTACGGCCCCGATCACCCGCAGCCGGCCGGGCTCGGTCGTCGCCGCGGCGCGCACCTCGTCCAGCCCCTCGGCCCAGGCCGTCCTGCGCCGCGGCACGGGCGGCGAGACGCTGCTGGTCGACACGGAACCTCCCCCTGGTCGCTGACTGCGGACGGCCTCCGCGCCCGCGCCGGGAGCGCTCACGCGAAGGACTGGTGCATGGGCAGCAGTATGTCCGCAGCCGCTGACACACACACCGCAATTGCCCTGATCTTGTTCGGATCGCGACCGACGGAGAGGGGGCGCGGGGCCGCGGGGGCCGGCGGGGCCGGCGGGCTCTTCACGGCTTCGCGCCGCTCCCCACAGCTCCGCACGGCCGCGGCGGCGCACTTCACTCCCTCCGCGCCCCCTGCTTCACTCCCACACGCCGCTGTCCGGGCCCTCGTACTCGATTACGCTGAGTGACGAAGGGTGGTTCTCGCCCCTCGCCACCGGCACGGCTCCCCGCCGTGCCCGACGCTCGGAGGAATGCTCATGTCTCGCTGGAAAAGGCCTCTCGCCCGGTTCACGGCCACCACGTCCGACGACGCGACCGATCCCCACACCCCCTCAACGGCCAGCGGTTTCCTGACCATTGGCGGCACGACCTACATCGACCCCGAGGGCAGTTACCCCCTTGACCACCGCGCGGACGGGTCCGCCACCCTCATCATCAACGACACCGACCGCCACCTCACCATCGTCACAGAACGCAATAGTCACCATTCACCCGCCCCGCCGGGCGATCCGGCCGCCCCGTCCCCCACTCCCGCCCCCGCCGCGGGCCTCGTCCTCGCCCCGGGAGAGCGTACGGAGACACGACAGGGGGACAGCGTGCGCGTCGGGTGAGGGGCGCCGGGCGCAGGCAACTGCCCTTTCGGCGGCGATTGGTGCTCTCCGGTGGCCCATGGAGCCTCCGGCTGTCCTCGACGCCTACGCCCAGGCTCCTCTCAACCGCTCATAGGCCACCGCCGTCGCGCCCGCCCGGTCCAGGGTGTCGAGGGCGGCGCCCAGGACCGGTGGGGCGGTGACCAGCCGTGGGACGGCCTTCGGGGCGTGCTCGGAAAGGAGTTGGCCGACCCGTTCGTCGAGGAGGGGGTGCCTGGCGGCGAGGACGCCGCCGCCGAGGATCACGGGTGCGGGTTCGTGGAGCAGACCGAGGCGCCGGAGGGCGACGGTGGCCATCAGGGCGACCTCCTCGGCCTGACGGGCCACGAGCGTGCGGGCCACGGCGTCCCCGGATGCCGCGACGGCGAAGAGCACCGGGACCAGCTCATGGCGGCGGTGGCCGGGGACGGTGCGGAGGTGGAGTGCCTCGATCAGGTCCGGCATGGTCGCCAGCCCGAAGTGCGCGGGCAGGGCGCGGGCCAGCGCGGTCGGCGCGCCGCGGCCGTCCTCGGCGCGGGCGGCGGACCACAGCGCCTCGTCCGCGAGGTGGGAGCCGCCGCCCCAGTCACCGGAGAGGCGGCCGACGGCGGGGAAGCGGGCGGTGGTCCCTCCGCGTCCGAGGCCGGCGCAGTTGATGCCGGCCCCGCAGACCACGGCGACGCCCAGCGGCTCCCCGTCGTCCGGCAGCCCGGCCCGCAGCAGGGCGAAGGTGTCGTTGCGGACAGCGACCGTGTGCGCCCAGCCGCGGCCGGAGATCTCGGCGGTCAGGCCCGCTTCCTCGACGGGGAGATCGGCGTTGGCGAGAAAGGCGGAGAGATGTCCGACAGGGCCCGGGAGCCCCGCCTGTTCCCTTACCGAGTCCACCAGGTGGGCCAGTACGTCCACCGCCCGCGCGGCGCCCACCACCGGTGGCCGGAAGCCGCCACCGCGCGCCGCGGCGAGCAGGGTGCCGTCCGTGGCCACCAGTGCCACATCGGTCTTGGTGTTGCCCGCGTCCACGGCGAGCGCCGTGCCGGTCAGGCCCATGGGAGGTGGTCCCGGTTGTGCGCGATCAGCTCGTCGGCGAGCCGGTCCGCGTGGTCGCTCTGGCCGATGAGGGGGTGAGCGAGAAGGGCTGCGAACACCGCCCTGCGCCCGTCGGCCCGGCCGGTGTTCCGGCCGGTCCGGCCCAACAGGGCCGCTTCCAGGGCGAGATGTTCGTAGGCGGTGACATGGGAGACCAGCCCGGCATACAGCGGTTCCAGGGGGCGAGCGGGCAGCGGAGCGGCGCCCGCCGGGTCCACGGTCGCGGGGGCCTCGATCACCGCGTCGTCGGGGAGGAAGGGCAGGGTGCCGTCGTTGCGGGTGTTGACGACCTGGGTGCCCCCGGCGCCGCCCAGCAGCGAGGAGGTCAGGGCGACCGCGGCCTCGGAGTAGTAGGCGCCGCCGCGCCGGGAGAGGAGTTCCGGTTTCTCGTCGAGAGACGGGTCGCCGTACATGCCGAGCAGTTGCTGTTCGAGGGCGGCGACCTGTGCCGCGCGGGGCGGCTCGGTGCGCAACTCCCGTACGACGGCGTCATGCCGGTAGTAGTAGCGCAGGTAGTAGGAGGGGATGACGCCGAGATGGTCGAGAAGGGGGCGGGGCAGTCGCAGTGTCCCGGCGAGGGAGTCGCCGTGCTCCGCCAGCAGCCGGGGGAGCACGTCCTCCCCCGCGACGCGCACCGCGCGCTCCCAGGTGAGGTGGTTGAGTCCGAGGTGTTCCAGCTCGACCCGCTCGGGGGGCACGCCCAGCAGCGCGGCGAAGGTGCGCTGCAGGCCGATGGCGACATTGCACAGCCCGACGGCCCGGTGGCCATGGGTGAGCAGCGCCCTGGTGACGATGCCGACGGGGTTGGTGAAGTCGACGATCCAGGCACCGGGGTTGCGGCGGCGCACCCGCTCGGCGATGTCCAGGACGACGGGCACGGTGCGCAGCGCCTTGGCGAGACCACCGGCGCCGGTGGTCTCCTGCCCGACGCATCCGCACTCCAGTGGCCAGGTCTCGTCCTGGAGGCGGGCGGCCTGACCGCCGACCCGCAGTTGCAGCAGTACGGCGTCCGCACCGTCGATGCCGGCGTCCAGGTCACCGGTCCAGGAGATCCGGCCCGGGTGCCCCTGCCGGGCGAAGATCCGCCGGGCCAGGCCGCCCACCACCTCCAGCCGGCCGGCGTCCGGGTCGACGAGGACGAGTTCCTCCAGCGGCAGGACGTCACGCAACCGCGCGAAGCCGTCGATGAGTTCGGGGGTGTAGGTGGAGCCGCCGCCGATCACGGCGAGCTTGACGCGGGGGTGCGGGGTGCGTTCCTCGGGAGACGGCATACAAGGTCAGCCCTTCACTCCGTGGTGCGTGACGCCTTCGACGAAGGTCTTCTGTGGGAAGAAGAGGGAGCGGGAAGAAAAGGGGGCTCGGGGAGTGGTGGTGGCGGCGGCGGTGCCGTCGGCAGAGGGTGGTGCGGGCCGGGGCGCCGGTCCGTGGTGTGTTCAGCCGGTTCGGAACACCGCCTCCCGTGCCTGGGCCAGCGCCGTCCGCAGCGCGCCGAGCAGCAGGGGATCGCCGTCGAGCCGGCTGAGGCGCAGCGCGGGGCGGGGCAGCGCGAGACCGGTGAACTCCGCCTCGACCAGGGCGCGCAGCGCCTCCCCGCCGGCCTGCGGCACCTCACCGGAGAGCACCACCAGCCCCGGATCGACGACCGCGACCACGGCCGCGAGCCCGGTCGCCAGCCGCCGCGCGACCTCGGCGCGCACCGCCTCGTGCGCCAGCGCCCCGGCAACCGTACGCACCCCGGGTCCGCCGTGCTCCCGGCCCAGCGCACGCACGCTCGCCGAGCCGACCAGGCTCTGGAAGCCGCCGCCGGCGTCGGGCCGTGCGGCGCTGCGGTCGCCGCCGCGGGACAACGGGGCGCCGGGCAGCGGCAGATGACCGATCTCGCCCGCGCCGCCGGTGGCTCCGCGCAGCAGCCGGCCGCCGAGCACGAGCGCGGCGCCGACCCCCTCGTCGACCCACACCAGCACGAAGTCGTCGACGCCCCTCGCGGCGCCGTCGTACTGCTCGGCGACCGCCGCCAGATTCACGTCGTTCTCGACGGTGAGCGGCACCTCCAGCACCCCGGTCAGCTCTTCCTGGAGCGCATGCGACTGCCAGCCCGGCAGATGCGGTGCGTGGCGCAGCCGTCCGGTCCGCGGATCCGGTGCACCGGGTGTGCCGATCACCGCACCGTGCAGCCGGTCGCGGGTCAGACCCGCCCTGACCAGCGCCCCGTCGAGCGCCCGTGCGACCAGCTGCGCCGTAATGCGTGGCGCCTCCTCGCCCGCGGTCTCGGTGCCGACGCGTTCCTCGCCGAGCAGCCGCCCGCTGAGGTCGGCGACCGCGGCGGTGATGCCCCGCCGGTCGACGGCCAGCGCGGCGACCTGCGCCGCCGCCGGATTGAGCTCGTACAACTGCGCACTGGGCCCGGGCCGTCCGGTCACGCTCCCGGTCGTCCGCACCAGCCCCGCGTCCGCCAGCCGAGCCAGCAACTGCGAGGCGGTGGGCTTGGACAGCCCGGTCAGCTCCCCGATCCGGGTACGGGTCAACGGCCCGTGCGACACCAGCAGATCGAGCGCGGCCCGGTCGTTCATGGCCCGCAGCACCCGCGGCGTCCCCGGAGTGCCCCGTGCCCGCTGCCCACCGGCCATGACCGTCACCCCGCTCCCCGGTGTCCGGGACCCCCGGCCACCGCGTATCCGCCCTGCCTGCCGTCACGGCCGCATCCGCCGAGAAAACGGCCGAAACATCTGCCCGGCCAGCTGCCGAGAAATCTGTGGAGAGGACTGCCGAGCCCTCGCTGGAAAAGGCTGCCGAGACAACTGTTGAGAAACCAGACTGCTAAGAAACCAGACTGGTGAGAACCAGACTGTTAAGAAACCTTCCCATTCCTTCACAGGACGGTAGGCGGGCGCCGGGAAGGCGTCAACGGTGCGGGCGCTGCGTGTGGCCGCTCCCGGGTGCCGCCCCGCGCGGGACAGCGGAAAGGGGCGCACCGGCGGTCGCCGGTACGCCCCTGTGCGGTCCGCGGTCGCGGGCCCGGGCGGGCTACTTCCCCGTCTTCGGCGGTGCCGCGAGCGGTTCCGCCGCCGCGGACTGCGGGGAGGCCGGGTTGTTGAGCACCGAGGGGGCGGCGATGCCGGCGGTGGGGTCCGCGGTCTCCTGCTCTTCCTCCTCGGGCAGCGGGCGCGGGGCGAGATGGACGCCCGCGGCGTCCAGGGCGCGCTTGATGCGCCAGCGCAGTTCGCGCTCCACCCCCGCGGCCTTGCCCGGCATGGTCCTGGCCGCGACGCTGATGGTGACCGTGTCCAGGTGCACCTCGCTCAGGCCGAGGACCTCCACCGGCTCCCACAGCTGCTCGTTCCAGGGCTCGGCCTTGGACATCTCCTCGCCGGCGGTGGTGATGATGTCGCGGGCGCGCTCCAGGTCCTGGTCGGAGGCGATCACCACATCGACGGCGGCCGTGGACCAGCCCTGGCTGAGGTTGCCGATCCGCTTGACCTCACCATTGCGTATGTACCAGATCGCGCCGTTGGGGCCGCGCAGCTTGGTGACGCGCAGGCCGACCTCTATGACCGTACCGGTGGCCACGCCCGCGTCGATCTCGTCACCGACGCCGTACTGGTCCTCCAGGATCATGAAGACCCCGGAGAGGAAGTCCGTGACGAGGTTGCGGGCACCGAAACCGATGGCGACACCGGCCACACCGGCGCTCGCCAGCAGCGGCGCCAGATTGATCTCCAGGACGGACAGCACCGTCAGCGCCGCTGTGCCCATGATCACAAAGGAGGCGACGCTGCGCAGTACCGAGCCGATGGCCTCGGAGCGCTGCCGGCGGCGCTCGGCGTTGACCAGCAGTCCGCCCAGCGCGGTGCCCTGGGCGGCGGCCGCGGTGCGGTTCATCCGCTCGATGAGCTTGGTGAGCGTGCGCCGGATCACATGCCGCAGCACCACCGCGATCACGATGATCAGCACGATCTTCAGGCCGGACGTGAGCCACGTCCCCCAGTTCTCCCCGACCCAGCCGGCGGCGCTGGTGGCCTTCTGCGTGGCCTCGTCGAGCGAGGTCGGGCCGTTTGAGCCCGGCGTGGCGGCGCGCGGTGACGCGCCGGTGACCGGCGAAGCGGACCAGAACACAGTCGAACCTTCCGTGTGGGGCAGCAGACCCGGACCCGGGGGTCCCCGGGGACCGGGCAGACCAACCACACTAACGGGGCAACGAGGGCAGTCCGCGCCCTTGTTCGGCACGCCACAAAACGCCGGGGCCGCACGGAGCCAGGGCCAGCGGGGCCGTGCGGGGGTGTGGTGGAAAACACCTCCGGCCCGTTACTCGGTCATGGTGGCGCTCCGACCAGGCACCGGGGGACACTGTGGGGAGATCGTCCCGGCGCGAGCCACGCGCCGCCGGCGTACAAGGAGGCACCCGTGCCGCATGTCCTGGTCCTCAACGCGTCGTACGAGCCGCTCGGCGTCGTACCGCTCCGCCGCGCGCTCATCCTCGTACTCAATGAGAAGGCTGTGAGCCTCGAGGAGTCCGGCGCCCTGATGCACAGCGCGACCCATGTCATCCCCGCTCCGAGTGTGGTCCGCTTGAAGCGGTTTGTGCGGGTGCCCTTTCGAGGCCCCGTCCCCCTGACCCGCCGGGCGCTGTTCGCCCGTGACGGCGGGCGCTGTATGTACTGCGGTGGCGTCGCAACCAGCGTCGACCACGTCATCCCGCGCAGCCGCGGAGGTCAGCACACCTGGGAGAACGTCGTCGCCGCCTGCCGGCGCTGCAATCACGTCAAGGCCGACCGCCATGTCGCCGAGATCGGCTGGCGGCTGCGGCACCAGCCCGCCCCGCCGTCAGGACTGGCGTGGCGGATCATCGGCACGGGCCATCGCGACCCGCGCTGGCTGCCGTATTTGCAGCCGTACGGCGCGGATGACGCCCTGGCCCGGATCGACGCCGTATCGGCGTAGGTCCGGGTTTTTCCGTCCGGGCGGTGGTGCCGGACCTCCCGCTCGGGCCGGGGCTCATGCCGCCGGGCCCCGGCCGCCGTGGCACGACACCACGGCGGCCGGGGCCCGGCGGCATGACCGGCGAGGGCTTCCGCGGCGGACCGCTCAGCCCGTCCGCTCCTCGACCGCGTACGCCTCCACCGACCACAGCGAGTAGCCGAAGCGGGTGGCCCGCTTGTCGCCCTGGATGCGGACGAACCGCGCGTCCTTGGCGTCCATCCGCACGGACTCCCGGCCGCCCTTGCCGTCACGGACCGTGGCCGCCGTGCGCCAGCTGCGGCCGTCCGGCGAGACCTGGACGCGGTATTGAGCGGCGTAGGCGTCCTGCCAGGTCAGCACGAGCCGGCCCAGCCGGGTCGGATGGGCCAGCGCGAACTGCAGCCAGGCACCGTCCTCGGCGGGGGAGGACCAGCGCGTCCTCGGGTTGCCGTCGGTGGCCGCCGAGGCCGGGAAGTCGGGGGTCTCGTCCCCGGAGGAGGTGGCGACGGCGCCGCGGGCCAGATCCTTGCCGCCGGTGCGCGGGTACACCCGCACGGTCAGCGTCTGCTCCTCGCCCTGGAAGTGCACCGGGATCTGGTACGTCCCGGTGCGGGCGCCCTCGGGGACACCGACCGCGATACGGACCGTGGCCGTGCCGCCACGCGGTGCGGTGACCTCCTGCGGCGCCCGCACGGTGAAGCCCTTGGGCGCCTTCACGGTCAGCTTCTCGCGGACGTCGCCGGGGCGGCGGGAGAAGATCCTCGCGTCCACCGTCGCGGTGCCGCCGGGCGGCGCGTCCGTCTCCTTGCGGGAGAGTTCGAGCCCGGCCGGCGGGGTGTCGTCGAACCACGGGGTGAGCGCGTGCACGGAGGGGGCGTCCGTGCCCTTGTCCCAGGTCAGCCGGACTGCGTCGGCACGCAGCCGGGGGGTGCGCGACTCGGTCCAGCCCGTCGGGGAGAGCGCGCCGAGACGGCGCCAGCCCTCGCCCGGGACGTGCGCCTCCAGGGAGACGGCGCCGGCGCCCGGGCCCGGTTCGGTCAGCGCGGTGACCGCGCCCAGCCGGCGGGCCCGCTCGAAGGGCACCGTCAGGGACGTCGGGTCGGCACCCTCGTTCGGGCGGGGGGCGCCGTGGCGGGCGCCGGTCCAGGCGTCGGCCTCGATCATCGCCCGCTGGAGGAACGGGGCCAGCACCCCCTTGCCGACCGTCGCAGGGCTGCGCCCGATCACCGTGCGCAGCCGCTGGACCGGGCGCTGCGCCGACCAGGCGGCGTCGCCGTCGTCCCGGGCCTGCGCCATGAGCGTGTCCACGGCCAGTTCGCCGGCGCTGCCGTAGCGGGCCAGCTGCTCGGCCCACGGCCGGATCTCGGCGGCCAGATCGGAGTGCAGGTTGCGGGGCACGGTGCTCATGGTGTGGAACGCGGCCCGCAGCGCCTTGGCGGCGTCGGCGAACTCCGCGTCCCGGCCCGGCCGGCCGTGGTTGGTCGCCGCCTCACGGGCCTTCCAGAAGCGGTCGATCAGCTGCTGGAGGTAGCCCGACTCGACCCCGTCCAGCAGCGAGGACGCATCGTTGCCGGCCAGCGCGTGCAGCGCCGACCGGGCCCGCTGATCGCCGTCCGCCAGATCGTCGACGGCCGCGGCCCAGGACTCCGCCGGGCGGTAGTCCCGCGGGTTCCAGGCGTAGTCGGCGGCCGTGAACAGCGGGATGCGCGAGGCGAGCGGCTGCTGCATGGCGTTGGCGAGCAGCGCCGTGGAGCCGGTGGCGACGGCCGGCTCCCGGCCGCGGTAGGGGCCGAGGAAGATCCGGTCCTGGGCATAGTCGTTGACCGGGTAGTTGTCCATGGTGACCAGCGGGTGGCCGAACGCCTGGCGGGCGGCGGACAGTTCCCCGCCGGTGATGGTCCGCGGGACCACTCCCACGCCGGTCCAGGCCACCTCCACCCGGTCGTCGAGCGCGTCGGACAGCGCGCTGCGGTAATGCGTCGAGCCGTCCT belongs to Streptomyces sp. NBC_01454 and includes:
- a CDS encoding beta-N-acetylglucosaminidase domain-containing protein, yielding MAGTTALAAAVIGGLLGGVPSAQAAPADPALGAPDRPDQPTGAGAAPAVWPRPQSLHKLGEAVPLGDRAVLVAGPDTDPYALDVLRGLLRDAGVHTVDTRAPGDRLPASGPVFRVGGAQAADALRALRAPARGDLPAGGYRLAVGRVAGRDTVAMEGVGPDGLFHAAQTLRQLVTDGAQEGAPRGGSGRQLASVLVRDWPGTAVRGTTEGFFGQPWSRPQRLAQLDFMGRTKQNRYLYAPGDDPYRQAQWREPYPAAQRADFRALAERARANHVTLGWALAPGQAMCFSSEDDLRALRRKVDAMWALGVRAFQLQFQDVSYSEWHCDADRDAFGTGPQAAAKAQARVAHALADHLARRHPGSAPLSLMPTEYYQDGSTHYRSALSDALDDRVEVAWTGVGVVPRTITGGELSAARQAFGHPLVTMDNYPVNDYAQDRIFLGPYRGREPAVATGSTALLANAMQQPLASRIPLFTAADYAWNPRDYRPAESWAAAVDDLADGDQRARSALHALAGNDASSLLDGVESGYLQQLIDRFWKAREAATNHGRPGRDAEFADAAKALRAAFHTMSTVPRNLHSDLAAEIRPWAEQLARYGSAGELAVDTLMAQARDDGDAAWSAQRPVQRLRTVIGRSPATVGKGVLAPFLQRAMIEADAWTGARHGAPRPNEGADPTSLTVPFERARRLGAVTALTEPGPGAGAVSLEAHVPGEGWRRLGALSPTGWTESRTPRLRADAVRLTWDKGTDAPSVHALTPWFDDTPPAGLELSRKETDAPPGGTATVDARIFSRRPGDVREKLTVKAPKGFTVRAPQEVTAPRGGTATVRIAVGVPEGARTGTYQIPVHFQGEEQTLTVRVYPRTGGKDLARGAVATSSGDETPDFPASAATDGNPRTRWSSPAEDGAWLQFALAHPTRLGRLVLTWQDAYAAQYRVQVSPDGRSWRTAATVRDGKGGRESVRMDAKDARFVRIQGDKRATRFGYSLWSVEAYAVEERTG